A genomic region of Desulfosarcina ovata subsp. ovata contains the following coding sequences:
- a CDS encoding ABC transporter permease, protein MGPPVEALETMPETELPAEPADTLLDDIGHAFRNNRLAIVGLGVVGCLMLVALLVPWISPHDPFQVDLDQRLLAPSWSHWLGTDKFGRDLLTRILYGTRISLMVGLVPSLLSMLIGTLMGIVSGFYGGKTDFAIMRLADVMIAFPSLLLAMVVMYTLGASLINIFIALSVVGWAGIARVVRSQTLSLRTKEFVEAAHANGVRRPVIMLRHIFPNVLPTLIVLFSLGIPEAIMWESTLSFLGVGAQPPTPSWGLLVANGKAFLFSAPWVAIAPGVAILITVLAFNFMGDGLRDALDPYMKD, encoded by the coding sequence TTGGGACCGCCCGTGGAAGCGCTTGAAACCATGCCGGAAACAGAGCTGCCCGCCGAACCGGCGGACACGCTCCTGGACGATATCGGGCACGCCTTCCGGAACAACCGGCTGGCCATTGTGGGCCTGGGCGTGGTGGGTTGCCTGATGCTGGTGGCCCTGCTGGTTCCATGGATCAGCCCCCACGACCCCTTTCAAGTCGATCTGGATCAGCGCTTGCTGGCGCCGTCATGGTCCCACTGGCTGGGGACCGATAAATTCGGCCGCGATCTGCTGACCCGGATCCTTTACGGCACGCGGATTTCGCTGATGGTGGGGCTGGTGCCCAGCCTTCTCTCTATGCTGATCGGCACGCTGATGGGGATCGTCAGCGGATTTTACGGCGGTAAAACCGATTTTGCGATCATGCGCCTGGCCGATGTGATGATCGCTTTTCCGTCGCTGCTGCTGGCCATGGTGGTCATGTATACGCTGGGGGCGAGCCTGATCAATATTTTCATCGCCCTGAGCGTTGTGGGCTGGGCCGGAATCGCCCGCGTGGTGCGCTCCCAGACCCTGTCCCTGCGAACCAAGGAGTTTGTCGAGGCGGCCCATGCCAACGGCGTGCGCCGCCCGGTAATCATGCTCCGGCATATCTTCCCCAATGTGCTGCCGACCCTCATCGTCCTGTTCTCGCTGGGGATTCCCGAGGCGATCATGTGGGAATCGACCTTGAGTTTTCTGGGCGTTGGGGCCCAGCCGCCCACGCCGAGCTGGGGACTGCTGGTGGCCAACGGCAAGGCGTTTCTTTTTTCCGCACCGTGGGTGGCGATCGCTCCCGGCGTGGCGATTCTGATCACTGTCCTGGCGTTCAATTTCATGGGCGACGGCCTGCGCGACGCCCTGGATCCATACATGAAGGATTGA
- a CDS encoding ABC transporter substrate-binding protein yields the protein MGRAIKGIIAAGLMVLLIVGPAMARKVLRIPNLEDPKTADCQRTPEFYMLPLNVFDRLVEAVTVGPGKSELVPGLAEKWEISADGKTYTFHLRKGVLFHNGEELTADDVVYTFDRMLDPATKALSTDILDFVDGAIDRLDGKADTVRGLTAIDRYTVRIRLKAAYAPFIAVMASPQASIFNRTFTTAAGDQFGLTPETTCGTGPFILKTYVLNDRQELIANDKYFRGRPKLDRIVVRVVPDPETMRLLFETDELDVFDCDYAITQIPYFYQSEKWKTQIKSGPRVAIYYFSMNQRIKPFDDVRVRKAFQMAIDREQILEKQFYGRGKIENAIIPRGLVCYSPGGKAIEYNPEKAKALLAEAGYANGVDMTILQVSSWSTKWEDINLIVQSMVKKAGFNVTIKQVDEAAYYATRKVGDAESYTQSWSADFNDPDNFLYTFFSQRGTLVRSLNNLDPTVFEGLDDARTMTDPAQRCALYRRLEERIIYEDAAWAPLFSLDHTYVVQPRVKNFVVPWNGWSDMCYFEMEVE from the coding sequence ATGGGTAGAGCAATAAAAGGCATCATTGCCGCGGGATTGATGGTTCTGCTGATCGTTGGACCGGCCATGGCCCGGAAGGTGCTGCGGATTCCCAACCTCGAAGACCCCAAGACCGCCGATTGCCAGAGAACCCCCGAATTTTATATGCTGCCGCTGAATGTCTTCGACCGGCTGGTGGAGGCCGTCACCGTGGGTCCCGGGAAGTCGGAACTGGTTCCCGGGCTGGCCGAGAAATGGGAGATTTCGGCTGACGGCAAAACCTACACCTTCCATCTGCGCAAGGGCGTGTTGTTCCACAACGGAGAGGAACTCACCGCCGACGATGTGGTCTACACCTTCGACCGGATGCTCGATCCGGCGACCAAGGCGCTCAGCACCGACATCCTCGATTTTGTCGACGGGGCCATCGACCGTCTTGACGGCAAGGCCGATACGGTCAGGGGACTTACGGCCATTGACCGGTACACCGTCCGGATCCGGCTCAAGGCAGCCTATGCGCCCTTTATCGCCGTGATGGCCAGCCCCCAGGCGTCCATTTTCAATCGCACGTTCACGACTGCGGCCGGCGACCAGTTCGGCCTGACCCCGGAAACCACCTGCGGTACCGGCCCGTTCATCCTGAAGACCTATGTGCTCAACGACCGCCAGGAGCTGATCGCCAACGATAAATATTTCCGCGGCCGTCCGAAACTCGACCGCATCGTCGTTCGCGTGGTGCCCGATCCGGAAACCATGCGCCTGTTGTTCGAAACCGACGAACTGGACGTCTTCGACTGCGATTACGCCATCACGCAGATCCCCTACTTTTACCAAAGCGAGAAATGGAAAACGCAGATCAAGAGCGGGCCGCGGGTGGCGATCTACTACTTCAGCATGAACCAGCGCATCAAACCCTTTGACGACGTACGTGTGCGCAAGGCCTTCCAGATGGCCATCGATCGTGAGCAGATCCTGGAGAAGCAGTTCTACGGCCGGGGAAAGATCGAAAATGCCATCATCCCGCGGGGCCTGGTCTGCTATTCCCCCGGCGGCAAGGCCATTGAATACAATCCGGAGAAGGCCAAAGCCCTGCTCGCCGAGGCCGGGTATGCGAACGGTGTCGACATGACCATCTTGCAGGTCAGCAGCTGGAGCACCAAGTGGGAGGACATCAACCTGATCGTCCAGTCCATGGTAAAAAAAGCCGGTTTCAATGTCACCATCAAGCAGGTGGACGAGGCGGCCTACTACGCCACCCGCAAGGTCGGTGACGCCGAGAGCTACACCCAGTCCTGGTCCGCCGACTTTAACGATCCGGACAACTTCCTCTACACCTTCTTCAGCCAGCGCGGCACGCTGGTGCGCTCGCTCAACAACCTTGACCCGACGGTGTTCGAGGGCCTCGACGACGCCCGGACCATGACCGATCCGGCCCAGCGTTGCGCGCTCTATCGCCGGCTCGAGGAACGGATCATATACGAAGATGCCGCCTGGGCACCCTTGTTCAGCCTGGACCACACCTATGTGGTCCAGCCGCGCGTGAAGAACTTTGTGGTGCCCTGGAACGGCTGGAGCGATATGTGCTACTTTGAAATGGAAGTCGAGTAG
- a CDS encoding ABC transporter permease — MLKYILHRILVSIPVLVGITLLLFVMLNVLPGDPVALMMKEHASPDVIARVRAQMHLDDPAITRYFRFLGGALQGDFGISYKINRPVTGLILQAFPNTLILALCAALVAWTIGIPSGVISAVKRHGCIDHFFMGFSLLGVSMPVFWSALLMQYVFAWKLHLLPVSGFYGVKYVILPAIVLGWSSAGVIARLTRSSLLEVMRHDYIRTARAKGLREAPVIVTHALKNALLPVVTIMAIQVAGLLSGAVITESVFGIPGVGRIAVNAIETRDMPLLQGAILFSTVLVIAGNLVADILYSFLDPRIRFAMQEK, encoded by the coding sequence ATGCTGAAATACATCCTTCACCGGATCCTCGTTTCCATTCCCGTACTCGTGGGGATCACGCTGCTGCTGTTCGTCATGCTCAACGTGCTCCCCGGCGATCCGGTGGCCCTGATGATGAAAGAGCATGCCAGCCCGGATGTGATCGCCCGGGTGCGCGCCCAGATGCATCTGGACGACCCCGCGATCACCCGCTATTTCCGCTTTCTGGGCGGGGCGCTGCAGGGTGATTTCGGCATCTCCTACAAGATCAACCGGCCGGTTACCGGGCTGATCCTGCAGGCTTTTCCCAACACACTGATCCTGGCCTTGTGCGCCGCCCTGGTGGCCTGGACCATCGGCATTCCCTCCGGCGTGATCTCGGCCGTCAAACGCCACGGTTGCATCGATCATTTTTTCATGGGTTTTTCCCTGCTGGGCGTCTCCATGCCGGTGTTCTGGTCGGCGCTTTTGATGCAGTATGTCTTCGCCTGGAAATTGCATCTGCTGCCCGTGTCGGGTTTTTACGGGGTCAAATACGTCATCCTGCCGGCCATCGTCCTGGGCTGGAGCTCCGCCGGGGTGATCGCCCGGCTGACGCGTTCCAGCCTGCTGGAGGTGATGCGCCACGACTATATCCGTACGGCCCGGGCCAAGGGACTGCGCGAAGCGCCGGTAATCGTCACCCACGCCCTGAAGAACGCCCTTCTGCCCGTGGTCACGATCATGGCCATCCAGGTGGCCGGCCTGCTCTCGGGTGCCGTGATCACCGAGAGCGTGTTCGGTATCCCCGGGGTGGGACGGATTGCCGTCAACGCCATCGAAACCCGGGATATGCCCCTTTTGCAGGGGGCGATATTGTTTTCGACCGTTCTGGTGATTGCCGGCAACCTGGTTGCCGATATTCTCTACTCGTTCCTCGATCCGCGCATCCGCTTTGCGATGCAGGAGAAATAG
- the pdxT gene encoding pyridoxal 5'-phosphate synthase glutaminase subunit PdxT has protein sequence MVVGLLGLQGAFLDHRHHVARLGHSHRVVRDLEDLAAVDRLIIPGGESTVMAMYLKAYGLVEPLKERIAAGMPVWGICAGAILLAESVDNGPGILKSLGVTVRRNAYGRQDASDVHAVDVSVLDRPAFPALFIRAPRITACGPGVSVLATHDQAPVFVRQGTVMATTFHPELTDDAVFHDYFLGF, from the coding sequence ATGGTGGTGGGACTGCTCGGGCTTCAGGGGGCCTTTCTGGACCACCGCCACCATGTGGCGCGGCTGGGCCACAGCCATCGGGTGGTCAGGGATCTTGAGGATCTTGCGGCTGTCGACCGGCTGATCATTCCCGGTGGGGAGAGTACGGTCATGGCCATGTATCTGAAGGCCTACGGCCTGGTTGAACCGCTGAAGGAACGGATCGCCGCCGGCATGCCTGTGTGGGGCATCTGCGCCGGGGCGATCCTGCTGGCCGAAAGCGTGGACAACGGTCCCGGGATTTTAAAATCGCTCGGCGTCACCGTGCGGCGCAACGCCTACGGCCGCCAGGATGCCAGCGATGTCCACGCGGTGGATGTATCGGTCCTCGACCGGCCGGCGTTTCCGGCCCTGTTCATCCGCGCACCACGGATCACCGCCTGCGGACCGGGGGTATCGGTACTGGCCACCCACGACCAGGCCCCGGTATTCGTCCGGCAGGGAACCGTCATGGCCACCACCTTCCACCCGGAGTTGACCGACGATGCGGTCTTCCATGACTATTTTCTGGGATTCTGA
- a CDS encoding YhdH/YhfP family quinone oxidoreductase: MKPTTFRALVITETENKQYLRQIQDKSVDDLPAGDVLVRVHFSSLNYKDALSASGNKGVTRNYPHTPGIDAAGIVAESSDPRFTPGDPVIVTSYDLGMNTAGGFGQYIRVPAGWVVPLPKGLTLREAMGYGTAGFTAGLSVFQLIRHDVLPEHGEVLVSGATGGVGSIAVAILSKLGYAVAAVNGKVDRSDYLNAIGAKRIISIDEATDKSGRPLLKSQWAGSIDAVGGDILATAVKSMNANGVVTTCGNAASPELPVNVYPFILRGVTLVGIDSQNCPMPHRLETWEKLSDEWKIPMPETMVEEIRLEDLDQRIDRMLNRQHKGRSVVNLTN, from the coding sequence ATGAAACCAACAACATTCAGAGCCCTCGTCATCACCGAAACCGAAAACAAACAATACCTGCGGCAAATCCAGGATAAAAGTGTGGACGACCTGCCGGCCGGTGACGTGCTGGTCCGGGTTCATTTCTCATCCCTGAACTACAAGGATGCCTTATCGGCCAGCGGCAACAAAGGCGTCACCCGCAACTATCCCCACACACCGGGCATCGATGCTGCCGGCATCGTGGCGGAAAGCAGTGACCCGCGATTTACTCCCGGCGATCCGGTCATCGTCACCAGCTATGATCTGGGCATGAACACGGCCGGCGGATTCGGCCAGTACATCCGCGTGCCGGCCGGATGGGTGGTGCCCCTGCCCAAGGGACTGACCCTGCGAGAGGCCATGGGCTATGGGACCGCCGGATTCACCGCCGGCCTTTCGGTATTCCAACTCATCCGCCACGACGTGCTTCCCGAGCACGGGGAAGTTCTCGTTTCCGGTGCGACCGGCGGCGTGGGCAGTATTGCCGTGGCCATCCTGTCGAAGCTGGGTTATGCTGTTGCCGCCGTCAACGGAAAGGTGGACCGGTCGGACTACCTCAATGCAATCGGGGCCAAACGCATCATCAGCATTGATGAGGCCACGGACAAAAGTGGCCGGCCGTTGCTGAAAAGCCAGTGGGCCGGCAGCATCGATGCGGTGGGCGGAGATATCCTGGCAACCGCCGTCAAGTCGATGAACGCCAACGGCGTGGTCACCACCTGCGGCAATGCCGCCTCACCGGAACTGCCCGTCAATGTATACCCCTTCATCCTCCGGGGAGTGACCCTGGTGGGCATTGACTCTCAGAACTGTCCCATGCCCCACCGTTTGGAAACTTGGGAAAAGCTGTCTGATGAGTGGAAAATACCCATGCCGGAAACCATGGTCGAGGAGATCCGCCTGGAAGATCTGGATCAGCGGATCGATCGGATGTTGAACCGACAGCACAAGGGACGCAGCGTCGTCAATCTGACGAATTAA
- a CDS encoding PLP-dependent aminotransferase family protein, with translation MALYEEIARQIRERIVNGEYPPGERIPSIRHFAGRFGCNKLTVQKAFERLTAEGLLEKIVGSGSYVKFPEKIQSAGEVYDLSTDYLSESFFPHGLAGEIFQEIFKRQEGDALSAAPIAGDPGLIEVLGRFYQLPTRRMLVVSGAQQGLDLAAKVFAARVPDTILFEDPTYPGAISLFKARHFISLDRFGPRIEELETRMADGIRLFYTMPSVHNPTGISYSTARREAVARLAEAHGVFIIEDDYLSEFVDDRRPRFVDIAPARTIYVKSLSQTTVAGLRLGFMVVPASLYDRFIHAKYTSDIGSNGLMQKFFDAFVRGGGYRRFLDSLTERMQARKARLVKLLNTTGSLTLAPGQHGGSLWVQCRNRPNLPHVPWAPGRQFSFNPAMENCFRISFMALNDADFDRALEYLGRILKRLDG, from the coding sequence ATGGCCTTGTATGAAGAGATTGCCCGGCAGATTCGGGAGCGGATCGTCAACGGTGAGTACCCGCCGGGGGAGCGGATTCCCTCCATCCGGCATTTTGCGGGGCGTTTTGGCTGTAACAAGCTGACCGTGCAGAAGGCCTTTGAACGGCTCACCGCCGAAGGATTGCTGGAAAAGATCGTTGGCAGCGGCTCCTACGTGAAGTTTCCGGAAAAAATACAATCCGCCGGCGAGGTGTATGATCTGTCCACCGATTACCTCTCGGAATCGTTTTTTCCCCATGGGCTGGCCGGAGAAATCTTTCAGGAAATTTTCAAGCGCCAGGAGGGGGACGCACTTTCCGCCGCCCCCATCGCCGGTGATCCGGGTCTCATCGAAGTCCTGGGCCGCTTCTACCAGCTGCCCACACGCCGTATGCTGGTGGTCTCCGGTGCTCAGCAGGGCCTCGATCTGGCGGCAAAAGTATTCGCGGCGCGGGTGCCCGACACGATCCTGTTCGAGGATCCCACCTATCCCGGGGCCATCTCCCTGTTCAAGGCCCGCCATTTTATTTCTCTTGATCGCTTCGGACCGCGTATCGAGGAGCTCGAAACCCGCATGGCCGACGGAATCCGTCTGTTTTACACCATGCCGTCGGTGCACAATCCCACCGGCATCTCCTATTCGACGGCGCGCCGGGAGGCCGTGGCCCGGCTGGCCGAAGCCCACGGGGTGTTCATTATCGAGGACGATTATCTCTCCGAGTTTGTTGATGACCGCCGACCACGGTTTGTGGATATCGCCCCGGCACGTACCATTTACGTCAAATCACTGTCCCAGACCACGGTTGCCGGCCTGCGGCTGGGGTTCATGGTGGTTCCCGCAAGCCTCTACGATCGTTTTATCCACGCCAAATACACCTCGGACATCGGTTCCAACGGCCTGATGCAGAAGTTTTTCGATGCTTTCGTGCGGGGCGGTGGATACCGCCGGTTTCTGGACAGTCTCACCGAACGCATGCAGGCTCGCAAGGCGCGCCTGGTAAAACTCCTCAACACGACCGGGAGCCTGACCCTTGCTCCGGGCCAGCACGGCGGCAGCCTGTGGGTGCAATGCCGCAATCGTCCGAATCTGCCCCATGTGCCCTGGGCGCCGGGGCGGCAGTTTTCCTTCAATCCGGCCATGGAAAACTGCTTCCGCATCTCCTTCATGGCGTTGAACGATGCGGATTTTGATCGCGCACTGGAATATCTGGGACGGATTTTAAAGCGCCTGGATGGTTAG
- a CDS encoding ABC transporter ATP-binding protein, producing MHGIDPPILQVDHLTTRFHTRRGVVRAVDDISFAVGKGRVVGLVGESGCGKSMTALSVMGLVPSPPGTVESRGILLNGRNLAPLSYDEMCAIRGRQIAMIFQEPMTALNPVLTVGRQVGEAIAVHQRLSRSDIRGRVVEMFDLVGIPEAASRYAAYPHQLSGGLRQRVMIAMALIAEPALLIADEPTTALDVTIQAQILDLMLDLRARLNTAIIMITHDLGVIAEVCDDVNVMYAGQIVETADVFDLFDHPLHPYTRGLLHSMPGIAADIRPERLANIRGRVPSLHQLPDGCRFHPRCDRAMDRCRRQPPGWFDCGNGHRVSCWLYSTNGQTA from the coding sequence GTGCACGGCATCGATCCCCCCATTTTGCAGGTCGACCATCTGACGACCCGGTTTCACACCCGCCGGGGCGTGGTGCGGGCCGTGGACGACATCTCTTTCGCGGTCGGCAAGGGACGGGTGGTGGGGCTGGTGGGGGAGTCGGGATGCGGCAAAAGCATGACCGCCCTGTCGGTCATGGGGCTGGTGCCTTCGCCGCCGGGAACGGTCGAGAGCCGGGGGATTCTGCTCAACGGCCGTAACCTTGCGCCCCTGTCCTACGACGAGATGTGCGCGATCCGCGGCCGACAGATCGCCATGATTTTTCAGGAACCGATGACCGCGCTGAATCCGGTGCTCACGGTGGGCCGGCAGGTGGGCGAGGCCATTGCCGTACACCAGCGGCTCAGCCGGTCCGACATCCGTGGTCGCGTGGTCGAGATGTTTGACCTGGTGGGAATTCCCGAAGCGGCCTCGCGTTACGCCGCCTATCCCCATCAGCTTTCCGGCGGCCTGCGGCAGCGGGTCATGATCGCCATGGCCCTGATCGCCGAACCGGCGCTGTTGATTGCCGACGAACCCACCACGGCGCTGGATGTGACCATCCAGGCCCAGATTCTCGATCTGATGCTGGACCTGCGGGCACGGCTGAATACGGCCATCATCATGATCACCCACGATCTGGGAGTCATTGCCGAAGTGTGTGACGACGTCAACGTGATGTATGCCGGCCAGATTGTGGAGACGGCCGACGTTTTCGACCTTTTCGATCATCCGCTGCACCCGTACACCCGGGGATTGCTCCATTCCATGCCGGGCATCGCTGCCGACATCCGGCCCGAACGCCTGGCCAACATCCGCGGCCGGGTGCCCAGCCTGCACCAACTGCCGGACGGCTGCCGGTTTCATCCGCGCTGCGACCGGGCCATGGACCGGTGCCGGCGGCAGCCGCCCGGCTGGTTCGACTGCGGCAACGGGCACCGGGTCAGCTGCTGGCTTTATTCAACGAACGGACAGACGGCATGA